Below is a genomic region from Henckelia pumila isolate YLH828 chromosome 3, ASM3356847v2, whole genome shotgun sequence.
GTTTATATGTGAttgtaaattatttaatttccaTGTCACACGTCAGTAACAATTCCAAAATGGCAAAAGATTTAGTATatcaaaactaaaatttaaaatttaatggaACAAAAGCTTAAAAGAGCTAGCGCTCGACTTAGGGATACTTAGCCTTGTCGATCTGAGCTAGCCATCCCCTACCTCACCTCTGCTCACCATTAACGAGGCAAGGAGGGCCGGTCAGCCATCTTTATATATTGGAAAAAACCCCAACCTAGCTGCCACATGTTGCAGGTTAGGTGAGTTAACTCTCTAAAAAAAGtttcgaaaaaaataaataatttggcaaaaatagaaaaaaatacataaacaaTGATAAATAAtacacaaatttaaaaatttattaaccgtacataaataataataaataatataatttttcaaaGCTAACCATCTATATATAAACTATTAGAAATCACataaatcatttaaaacttgtgaattatatatttacgtcatttcaaataatataaatcaTTCAACAAAATTCGATCATCACATATCACACAGTACAaactatatttatattttgtgtCGGACACGTACAATTTTCATGTCCACTTcaatacaataattatatatacataGTTTCCTCGTGAATTTAATGTATGACAAtgcatatttaaatatatttatttattatttataggtAGATAATATACATTGAATGTTTATGTTCATATATTAAGGGCAATATTTCGACGTTATAAAAAGACATCACCAAAACATATTGGCCACTGTGCTATCATGTCTGCTCCAACAATACCTTTCTTCCTCCTCGTAATCACAATGTTCCTCTTCATCAACTCGAGTAAGTATATTATTTGACCCAACCCGACTCGACCCGTGTTGGAACTTATAAACCTCTAAATTTCTTGATGTTTTCTGAATCCTAAGAGTCATGTATTGTTTTCTTGAATATTCCAGGGGCTGATGGAGTCATCCCGTTCACTTACACCGGGTCCACCGGCCCGAACAGCTGGGGGCACCTGAGCCCGAACTTCTCCTTGTGCGGGACTGGGAAGTTTCAGTCTCCCATCAATATTTTGACAGATAAAGTGGTCGTCAACAAGAATCTGAAGCCATTGATCAGATTTTATGGCTCCGCAAATGTTACTTTGGTTAACAACCAATACAACGTTGGGGTTagttataataatattaatttcgcttaattaaatgaaataaGCCTTGGTTATTATTACaagtaaaatatattaataatacagAAACCTGAATTATATTCTACCTATGCATGTCATTAACAAAGTGGGTAtgtattatcatatatatattttgatgcAGGTTCGTTATCCCGACCATTCGGGAGGGATAATTGTGGACGAGAAGATGTATACTTTGAAGCAAATGCACTGGCATGCCCCCTCCGAGCACAGAATTAATGGCCAACGGTACATATAATCTATAGATCAATTTACTTTGTTTTACTTtatttgtctcaaatatatatttttttatatatataaaaaaaaattggaaagcCAATTTATATACATCCTTAGTATTTTATCTCTGGCTGTGttgttaaatatttaattaatatggtATAGTAATAAAAccgagaaaaaaaattaaatgcgACTAAATATAAAAAGTTGACTATATAACAgaacaataaaaaaaagaaaagaaacctATATAATTGGGACgatgtaataaatatttttatgaaacatCGGCGGATCGATTCATGCATGTTCTAAGATTGAAAATGGGTGGTCAAAAACTCTCTCGATAGATAATTTCTTATGGTGCTCTCATTTCCAAGctgggaaattttaaaaatctccgGTAAATTGGACTATTTGTGATTTTGATCTTCTAATGAATCATAATTTGGTCTTAGTATAATAATTACTTTTCGCACATCTTGCTCAAGTTTTGTTAGATTGTCAAACATGTCTGTGTCATATCGTCATTAATTTCGGTGAGAACAattcaaatattaaaaaaatcaatttataTTATTGTCGATCTTCGGACAAAAAT
It encodes:
- the LOC140892687 gene encoding alpha carbonic anhydrase 1, chloroplastic-like isoform X3, whose amino-acid sequence is MSAPTIPFFLLVITMFLFINSRADGVIPFTYTGSTGPNSWGHLSPNFSLCGTGKFQSPINILTDKVVVNKNLKPLIRFYGSANVTLVNNQYNVGVRYPDHSGGIIVDEKMYTLKQMHWHAPSEHRINGQRHAAELHLVHMAEDGSETVVAILFKLGRPDPLVDKIQSQLNELAYEVKIHEDFPITFGPFHPTELRKKTHKYYRYIGSFSTPPCTENVIWHVLGKICSYDLLLFIDQLLLFQSFAS
- the LOC140892687 gene encoding alpha carbonic anhydrase 1, chloroplastic-like isoform X2 → MSAPTIPFFLLVITMFLFINSRADGVIPFTYTGSTGPNSWGHLSPNFSLCGTGKFQSPINILTDKVVVNKNLKPLIRFYGSANVTLVNNQYNVGVRYPDHSGGIIVDEKMYTLKQMHWHAPSEHRINGQRHAAELHLVHMAEDGSETVVAILFKLGRPDPLVDKIQSQLNELAYEVKIHEDFPITFGPFHPTELRKKTHKYYRYIGSFSTPPCTENVIWHVLGKLFEGTKHDVLPFDASFRGDKVTLL